The window CTTGAGATAGTGGGAGGCTTTAATGGTGCATTTAAGTGAAATCTCTCTTTCTGATCAACCAGACAGAGTGAGCTGAACTTATGAATCCAATGGTCAATATACTTCTAAATCCATGTATCACGGGCTGTCCTTCCAGGGGTTTTTGATATGTGGAGGCTTAAGCTTCCTTTAAAAATCAGGGTGTTTCTTTGGCAGGTCATTCATGACCGTATCCCTACCAGGGTGTAGATCCTTGCCCGGCATGGCCCTACCGATGGACGGTGTCCTTTGTACGATGATGACAAGTCTAATGATCACTTGCTATTCTTATGTACATTCCTGAATTTGTTTGGGCTGTGATTGGGAGTTGTTTGATTGGCGTTGGTTGCCAGCAAACATAAGGGAGTTCCTGTCCTGGGTTAAATACAGAGATAAGAACTCCTCTGACTCCATTTGGTGTGGATTTGCTGCAGTATTGTGGACAAGGCAATACTGCATGAGCTAAAAGGGATTTATTTTTTGTTTACAAACTGCAACAAAACCAGGAGGATCGCAGAAGCAGCTGTGCCCATGAATTTCTTGGCCTGACACACCTCAATCTCTTCTATGGTACGAATTTATGCTGTGCTAGATGGGTAGTGATACAGTGTGCTACTTATGTTCAAggagagggtcattaaggagggcccttgggaggaaggaggggatgcggacaatgtgtggatgaagatggcgacttgcattcgtaaggtggcctcggaggagtttggagtgtccaggggaaggagaagcgaagataaggatacctggtggtggaatgatgatgtccagaaggcgattaaagagaagaaagattgcttcagacgcctatacctggataggagtgcagacaacatagagaagtacaagatggcgaagaaggccgcaaagcgagctgttggtgaagcaaggggtcgggcatatgaggacctctaccaacagttaggcacgaaggaaggtgaaagggacatctataagatggccaagatccgagagaggaaaacgagggatattggccaagtcaaatgcatcaaggacggagcaggccaactcttggtgaaggacgaggagattaagcatagatggcgggagtacttcgacaagctgttcaatggggagaatgagagttctaccattgaactggatgactcctttgatgagaccagcATGCGTTTTGTGCGCCGAATCTAGGAGTCTGAGGTGaaggaggctttaaaaaggatgaaaggaggcaaggcgatgggccctgattgtatccccattgaggtgtggaaaggtctcggggacatagcgatagtatggctaaccaagcttttcaacctcatttttcgggcaaacaagatgccagaagagtggagacggagtatattagtaccaatcttcaagaacaagggggatgtttagagttgtactaattaccgtggaattaagctgatgagccatacaatgaagctatgggagagagtcattgagcaccgcttaagaagaatgacatgcgtgaccaaaaatcagtttggtttcatgcctgggaggtcgaccatggaagccattttcttggtacgacaacttatggagagatatagggagcaaaagaaggatttgcatatggtgttcattgacttggagaaggcctatgataagataccgcggaatgtcatgtggtgggccttggagaaacacaaagtcccagcaaagtacattaccctcatcaaggacatgtacgataatgttgtgacaagtgttcgaacaagtgatgtcgacaccgatgacttcccgattaagataggactgcatcaggggtcagctttgagcccttatctttttgcattggtgatggatgaggtcacaagggatatacaaggagatatcccatggtgtatgctctttgcggatgatgtggtgctagttgacgatagtcggacgggggtaaataggaagttagagttatggagacaaaccttggaatcgaaagggtttaggcttagtagaactaaaaccgagtacatgatgtgcggtttcagtactactaggtgtgaggaggaggaggttagccttgatggccaggtggtacctcggaaggacacctttcggtatttggggtcaatgttgcaggaggatgggggtattgatgaagatgtgaaccatcgaatcaaagccggatggatgaagtggcgccaagcttctggcattctctgtgacaagagagtgccacaaaagctaaaaggcaagttctacaggatggcggttcgacccgcaatgttgtatggcgcagagtgttggccgactaaaaggcgacatgttcaacagttaggtgtggcggagatgcgtatgttgagatggatgtgtggccacacgaggaaggatcgagtccggaatgatgatatacgagatagagttggggtagcaccaattgaggagaagcttgtccgacatcgtctgagatggtttgggcatattcagcgcaggcctccagaagctccagtgcatagcggacagctaaagcgtgcggagaatgtcaagagagggcggggtagaccgaatttgacatgggaggagtccgttaagagagacctgaaggattggagtatcaccaaagagctagctatggacaggggtgcgtggaagcttgctatccatgtgccagagccatgagttggttgcgagatcttatgggtttcacctctagcctaccccaacttgtttgggactaaaggctttgttgttgttgttgttgttgttgttgttgttgttgttgtttttacAAAGCTGATGTTGAAATTACCAAGTTATCTCTAGCTAAGACTAAGTTGTTCATGCGACAGTAACCAGGTTGTCTAGTAACAGTAACCAGGTTGTCTTAGTAGCAATACCAATTATATTTGCAATACATGATTAGTAACTTGGTGGTCTAGTAACAGTAACGAGGTTGTCTAGTAACAGTTACCAGGTTATATATATCCAATAGAGTAAAATGCATGGGCGGTCCTAATTCTTTCACCAAAGTGTCGGCAGGGTCTAATTCTTTCAAAATGTACGTCTGGGTCCTAAATCTTTTCAAGTTGTTCATCCGAGGTCCTAAATCCGTCTGACCAGCGCTGACCTGCCTGCATCGTGCTTTGACCGTGACCACGTGGACAGGAGGGCCCAGGAGGGCCCAATGTGCGTGTCTCCTAGTGGTGGCGGGCTGCGGGGGTGGTGCCCGATCTGATGGTCTTGCTTCAGCTCGTGTCGCGGGATGACCTAGATCTGACGGCCACCATGGCAGGCGGCGGCTTCTTCCTTGCCGCTGGGCGGAGGTAGCAGcggcgtggtggcggtggtggcggtgcgGATCGGGGTCGCTCCGAGCGGCTTGGCGTTGGCGTCCGGGGTGGCTGTCTGGTGGCGCAGGTGCGTGCCCGGCGGCTCGGATGCTTGGAGCTTGCCGGACGGCGCGGCTTGGGCAGTGGCCCGGTGTGGCTGCTGCTCCGGCCATGGGTGGCTCCACGGCGGCTTGGCAAGTTGGCTACGGCGGCGGCTGGTATGCCCTGGCGTCGGCTCGTCCGTAGGCCGCTTGTATCGGCCTTCGATCTATCTCCTCGTCGTCCGGGTGCTTTTCCCGTTGAAGGAATGGCCTTCTCCCAGCTGTGGCCCATCGTTAGTCTCGCACTAGGgcagcaggaccgagctcgtctcgcgcccggcagcaggattgtgcccgtctcgcgcccggcagcaggaccgaGCCCGTCTCTCGCCCGGCAGCAAGACCGAGCccgtctcgcgcccggcagcaggaccgTGCTCGTCTCGCGCTCGATGCGGCAGGACGAGTCAATGGAGGCTAGTTTGCCACGGGGTCCGCTCGTCTTTTCGGTTGGGGTAGTGACGGGTATCGAGTGAGGTGTTGTCGAGGTCTTGGATGCggcggcggccctggtggtggtAGCGTGGTGGTCTTGGGCGGAGCCCGTCGCTCGGTGTTGCCCGGCGGCCATGGCCGTGTGGGCGGTGTGGTCACTGGGGTGTGGCGTTCAGTGGCGGTGAGTGttggccggggtgaaaacctgCTCTATCTTCGGACGGACCGGCGGCGGCATTGCTCAtgcccttcttgaaggcgtcgtcgcggCTCTCATTGCCCGTCGTGTGGCTCCTGGGGAAACTCTGATCCTCGGATcaggcggtggcggcgctccggtgtcGTATCCTTCCTGAAGGCACCGTCTTGGAGCTGACGGTTCGTCGTATGTGGCTTCAATTTCTTCACGGTGGCGTGGTCACTGTTGGAGTCCCCGGTTGCTCTTGTAGTGTTTGGGGTCGTGTTGCTGCGCTCAGCGCCTATGTATCCTGCCttgggtgtgtgcgtgtgtgatggTGGCGTGCATTTGTACCGGGTTGTTGTTGGactttgctttatatataaagtggGGCGGAGGCCTTTTTCGGTAGGAATAATCCATCATCTGTCATGTCCATCGCCGCGCATGTGAATGCACTGCGTGCGACGGGGGAGCGAGCTCGACCAGTGAAGGCGATGGTGGCCCACGGGGCTCTCGCACACCCGCTGGGGACAGGCGAGGACGGGGCTGAAGGGACTTGCCAGAGCTGAGGAGGAGAAGAGCTGCGGCGGCGGGGATGGGCGGATCCGGCCGCGGGGCACCGGATCTGGCCGGCGACGCAAGGTTCCCGCGGACGGCATCCAGATAGGCGACAGGGGTGCTCGAGCGTTCATCCATGGAGGTTCCTGCGTCGGGAGATGAGAAAGATGAGAGACTGGGAATGAGGAGGAGGTGAAGGAACAGGAGAAAGCGGGAGCTGGGCGGCGCTGGGGCGCAGCTGCTGCTGGCAGCTGGCGGAGGCGACCTCCAGCTCGGGCTGGTCGCGATGGGAGGCGCGCGGGTTCAGGGGCATGGCACCAACGGCAGCGTCCCCGATGGTAGCGGCAGTGCAAAAGTAGCTACTACTGATGGTGGAGACGACGCTGCCAAGGTCAGGGCTGCACCAAACGGCTTCTTCCCATGGCGCTTGACCGCAGACGAGCTTGCGCCGGCAGACATGGCGATGGAGCGCAGCCAGAGGGAAAAGACCTAGGGACCGGGGATCCAGAAGAACTATTACAGGGGCAAATTTGCATATCCAACCGCCCATGGACCTCCTGTCTACGTGGCCAGGGTCCAAGCGCCACGCGGGCAGGTCAGCGATGGTCAGAAGGAATTAGGACCTCAGATGAACAACTTAAAAAGATTTAGGACCCAGACATGCATTTTGCAAAAATTAGGACCCAGTCGACACTTTCGTGAAAGAATTAGGACCGTGCATGCATTCTACTCTATCCAATATACAGTTACCAACAAAATATCACGTTTTTTGAGCTGAGAGTGACAAGGTTTCTTGGTAGTAGAAACCAGGTACcaggctatatatatatatatatatatccaatgcgcAGTTACCAACAAAATATCAAGTCATCCAGCAGAGAGTGACCAGGTTTTCTAGCTGTAACCAGATTATGTAGTAACAGTTACCAAGTTATCAAGTAAATGGTTACAAACAGAACTCTTAACTTTTCTATTATATACAATAAGAACTAAGGATTACTCCTAGCAATTTTTATTATCTTAGGTATTGACAGTAGCAAGTTATGCCGGTGAGAGAAACTAGGTTGTCAAACTCTCTCCCAGACCCACTCTTACACGTTGAGAGAAACATCACACGCCATCATTTGAGAAAGGGGAAGGACATAACCTGTAACAGCGATATGGATTTTCATAATCAAGACTACCTTGGCTGTAAAAAAAAAAATCTCAACCTTATCCTCCATCAAAACAAATTGAAGCTCCAAGACATGCAAGAAGCAGGTGCACAGATGGTGGTGCAGGAACCTCCAGGCATCCATGAGCCATGGTGCTTCACGAAAGCAAGCTCCTGGATGCCTTGACTGTGAGATGGGTGCCAGTGCACGGTCAGCCCGGTGCACGTCCTTTTAGCGGCCTGCACCAGCCAACTCTCCATCAGAGCACATGTGGTGAGCTTCCTTGCCGGCCGCATGGAACTGGACGAACTGAGCCATGCTACATAAAGGCAGTGGGCGGATCTTAAACCATACCGGTACAGCACCGGCACCATGACAGGCTCGAACAAGGTGTACCATTGTTGCGATTGAGCTGATCTGGTAGAGAATGGAAGAGAGACAAAGTAgagcgcgcgggggggggggggggggggggggggggcaaccgAGAGAGATCGGGTGAGAGAGGAGAATACGTCAGTGACTCTGTGTTTGGGTGACCCGTGGAGGAGTTGGACGCATTACGCTCAGATTGGACACTCGCGGGCGTGATCCAACAGTTATACACACGCCGCACCAGGAGACTAATTGAGGTATGCGCCCCAATTAGATTCCCCAATTTATGTTTGAACCAAGCAAGAAAGAACAAATCTATTAAAAAAGGACAGGCCCAGTGCTAGAAGCTCCCGCACCAGGTGGGGTCTTGTGAAGGATTACATGAGGGAAGCCTTACCCCTGCACAGTGCAATGCAGCGAGGCCGCGTCGAACCCTTGTTCTTTCTTGCCTAGTTCAAACATTCTCTCAGCTAGTATATGTCTATCCAGCATCCCGTTAAATGGTGTTTGATTATCACATTGTGGATCTAGGTCTACAAGCACTAATAATACGTTGTTTTGTTGTTGTTTTTCCCTTAATTGATCCACGTATATACAAGTAAACTTTAGTGCTCTGAGGCTTTTGCTACACCAATGCATTTAAAACTTACAAACTACAAACTAATTATAGCACGAGATGAACGAAAAGCAAAATCATCATACGTACCAAGGATCTGATTCATCTGCAAGCTTTTCCTCCTCAACAATTTCAGAGCCAGTCTTACTTTCGGCAGTGTCATAAGCACATTCCTTGGACCTAGAGCAACAAAAGTCTGCACAATCAGTGATTATTCCAAAGCTACCAACTAGATTTAAATGATCTTCTTTAACTAATTTTTGTCAAGTTGATGATGAATTAAACATATTTGAATGATATGCAAAACACATGAAAGAGTGCTCAAGGTAAAAATTTATTGCTTTGAAGCTTCTACATATTAAACAGTAACAAACAACAAGATAAAAATCGAATCAATAAAAATATTAACCCATGGTTCGGGGCTGGGCAAAAAAGAGGTCAATGCAGTGCCTGTGGGTTGAGTTAAGTGTAGGAGGTGACTGGCGGAGTGTAGATGCTTTAAACTCCATGCTGCTCACCTCACCAGCATCCACCTCAACCCTGACCAAGAAAACCAATATGCTCATGAGTCAGCAACTTTATGATGGAGGTATTGCAAATAAAACGAGGCAGTATGTTGTTTTTTAAGGAGCACTGCTGCAAAAAAAAACTGTTGTATTTGCTAGAGACACACTTACAGTAGAACCTTAACTGCAGGACCCTCAATGCTGCTCACCTTGCCAGCATTCTCCTCAACCCTGACCAGAACATGTTGGTTGGTGACTCTAGAAGTGTGGGAAAGAATTACTAGCCTCTATAGAAGAAACTAGCATTGCATACAAAATTATTTCTTCTAAGAGAACTGCAGTGCAAATAGCCATAAACGGATATTTGGTATAAATAATCTTCTTCAACAAGTTTTCTGAAGTTGATGAATCAAACATATATGAACGATATGCAGAACACATGAAAGAGAGTCATAGTACACACATGGAATTTCAACAAGCCAAATCCTGATTAAAAATAACAAAACAATAATGGAGGTGTGTCATTCAGCTCTAAAAATAACGGAACAATAATGGTCATACCTATCAGTTAATTCAGGCTTAGGACGTGTGTCATTCAGCGCTAGTGTCTTCGATTCAGGTAGATCCACACTGCCACTCACCTtgttagcattctcctcaacccTGATGACAACATGTTGGTCCATGACTATGGAAATAAGGGAAATAATTGCTAGCTACTTTAAAAGAAACTAACATTGCATACAAAACTATTTCTTCTATGAGAATTGAAGTGCAAGTAATAGCCAAAACAGCATATTATTAAGTGCTCATGAAAATAAGCACCATACAATATCCGAACAACTAAGGAAACTTACAGTAGCTTATTCGTTAGTTCCAGTTCCTGGCTTCCACGTGACCGAGTGAGGCAGCCTGCTCAAAGGGCTGACGTCTGATTAGCTACATGTAATAGCAGTTGAGCTTGTCTCTCCTTACTTAAAAAGAAGGTAACATTTTGTCGTCCATCTCGTCCTTCTTCCAACCTTACATACATTCCCCTTTCCCTTTTTCCATTTTGATTTTTTCCCTCATGTCTTTGGTTTTTTCCACCGGTTTCCTTGAAAACTGTCTTAAGTGCCACACCTTTGATTGACTTGCCAAGTAAAATTATGTTTTCTTTGGTAAGCCAATAAGTGCTTACCACATAAGTATTTACCAAATAAATCCTATTTTCTTACACAGTCATATTAATATGGGCAGGTAAATCACGGACTAACATGCTAGAATATTTATACCTGTTGGCAATTATCTAGTTCCCCTAAGAAGGCAGTTTTAGAAACTAGAACGTCTATTCATACCCCTTAGAATTTGTGGTGCCACAGCACACTAATGACATGTGGGTCGTTTGCTAATTTTATCCATTTTTGATTCATGTGTTACATGTAAAATTTATGTCTTTGTGTCTTCTTACTGCTACATGTTTGCAAATTTAAAACTTGTGAATAGTAACAAAAACAAGGTAAACCTGGAGACTAAAAAAGCAAAGTAAATCAATAAATATTAAGCCACCAATGTAGATAATTGCAGAACTTATGTATGTATTAGCAAAATATAATAAACATAGAGTGCCAACTTCCAACATAGGTTCTAAACCTTGGAGGTGCATCGAGCTTTGTAGATTACACACAAGAGAATCCGTGGAGGCAAGCACACATCATTGAAAGAGAAGTACCAATGTAAAATAGTCATACCTGTGAGTTGACTCACGTGTGGAGCGTGACTGATGATGTGTCGAGACTTGAAACTCCCTGCTGCTCACCTCACCGGCATGCTCCTCAACCCTGACCAAAACAAGCACGGCAATATGGTAACTCGCCACTGATTAGAAATGCTGGGAGGTGCTGCATAACCAGGGCATTCTAATTTGTCTACAGAAGGACTGAATGAAGGCTAATGTAAATATTAAATAGCTAATACCATACGAACTGGTAATAGGCACATTTGCAGTAACTCTAGTGGAAACAGAAAAACAGCAGCTAGCCAGCTAGAGTCACACTTACGGTAGCTTATCTGATGTAGGTTTCCTGGATCGCCTTGGGCGATCTGAGTACAAAACGCTCTGGCGAATATGTGGTCTTGGGGGTGCTGCTGACCTGCAATTGCAAAGGTGAGAGATCCGAAGTTAGGTCTGCTAAGAATTAAGATATTATTGTTGTATTGTATAGTTTGCAGGCTATCACCATCCTGTAATTATAGGAACTGGTATGGGTATGTATTCGCAACCCACCGATGTAATACATTTATGTTAAAGACGACACCGTACATTGGTATACTAGCCAAACCCTTTCTTTAACCCCGCACACACGTGCAAGCTAACTACCTTCTGATCAAAGTTTCGTTTTTTAATGGCAATAATAGTTAGCTGCTTGTGAAAGGGGCAAGTTGAAAAGGCGCTCACACATCAGTGCCGGCGGAAGAGGGGATTTTGTCAGGCGCTTCCACCAACACTCCCGTACGAAGCACTTGCCCGGGCTTCAGAGCTTGCTCCCCGCTGTGTTGAGTGTCAGGAGGAGTTTCAGAGTAGCCATGGGTTCCCATGGCGAGGGCTACGGACGATCCTGGTGTGATTTGGGACAGATCCTCCTTCTGTAGCTTTACCTGCCCCCGCGCGAGAGCTTTGGCCCTCAGACGCCGTATCTTCCGCGCTACCTTATTCGCTCTCCTCACTGCTGCCATTTCCTTCTGCGCTTCATGAGGGAGGGGATTACCTTCCTCCTCAAGCTGGGGGTGTCGAGGGTCAGAAGGGGCAGGATTTTGAGGGTGATGCCCGTCGTGGGGATCTCCATCGCCGTCCATGGCGAGGGTGAGGGCAGCCGGCGGCGAGACCTAGTGTGGTCTGGGGAATTTTGGGTGTCACTGGTGGGGTGTGTTAGGGACGGGGTGTGGGGTGTGTGTCTCTCTCTTCCGGTTCCCTTTTTGAACTCTCGTGCCTATGCGTTGATCGCGCATCCAGCCCAACATGTTAAGCTCATGGTATTTTGTAGCTGGGTCGATTTATTATTTCATCAACAATTTTTTAGGAGACCAACTTTTTATTATTACTACTAGATAACTGGGTAAAGAAGCATGTATATTCTAGTGGTTCAACATCAAGTCATCAACCATCTCTATATATATCTTCACCCACTATCTCCATCTCTCCGATCCAATCCCACccatttactccctccgttccaaaatagataaCTCAACTTTGTGCTAACTTTATCAATAGCCCATCCTTAACAACACTTTGCACTGGTAAGAAGATTTAGTATTATCAAATGGTACGGACTAGGCAGGACACCCAACCGCAGTGGCGGAGCTTCTCATGGCCAACCTGGGTTGTCGCCCCCCACCCAAATTTTTGTGCTATAATCCTTAGTATTTGGCCCATATTTCAAAGAAAAACAGACCAAAATGCATATtatttgcccccccccccccccccaaactaGAATTCAGCCCAAGCCCCGCCACTGCCCGACCGGATGTTTTATGTTCGGCAATGCTAAAAATACAACGTTATATTTTAAGCACGGCAAATAGAATGTTTTTGTGCCAAACATATCTGGCGTGAGGAT is drawn from Aegilops tauschii subsp. strangulata cultivar AL8/78 chromosome 1, Aet v6.0, whole genome shotgun sequence and contains these coding sequences:
- the LOC109772929 gene encoding uncharacterized protein translates to MDGDGDPHDGHHPQNPAPSDPRHPQLEEEGNPLPHEAQKEMAAVRRANKVARKIRRLRAKALARGQVKLQKEDLSQITPGSSVALAMGTHGYSETPPDTQHSGEQALKPGQVLRTGVLVEAPDKIPSSAGTDVSAAPPRPHIRQSVLYSDRPRRSRKPTSDKLPVEEHAGEVSSREFQVSTHHQSRSTRESTHRVEENANKVSGSVDLPESKTLALNDTRPKPELTDRVEENAGKVSSIEGPAVKVLLVEVDAGEVSSMEFKASTLRQSPPTLNSTHRSKECAYDTAESKTGSEIVEEEKLADESDPWAQEYREILEYLAEHRYTDVVEAMIAASHGFSNPAQHKLDAEARSSGEELKFPEVSKSFASPTENSVQGEPSTKDIIENAKKWMGEEVMVAFKKYIKWQDQFKDVEYSLDELQHQCFSVESYDHTFHHFNFTVKMKKPDGDWSSTPYFAQVKEIYGRKYYTCYELSSYDDGHCYACINQGMHALKHPIGEFGYDGGHPDTGSPFIYLSDDE